A single Pan troglodytes isolate AG18354 chromosome 19, NHGRI_mPanTro3-v2.0_pri, whole genome shotgun sequence DNA region contains:
- the ZNF18 gene encoding zinc finger protein 18 isoform X2, which translates to MPVDLGQALGLLPSLAKAEDSQFSESDAALQEELSSPETARQLFRQFRYQVMSGPHETLKQLRKLCFQWLQPEVHTKEQILEILMLEQFLTILPGEIQMWVRKQCPGSGEEAVTLVESLKGDPQRLWQWISIQVLGQDILSEKMESPSCQVGEVEPHLEVVPQELGLENSSSGPGELLSHIVKEESDTEAELALAASQPARLEERLIRDQDLGASLLPAAPQEQWRHLDSTQKEQYWDLMLETYGKMVSGGISHPKSDLTNSIEFGEELAGLYLHVNEKIPRPTCIGDRQENDKENLNLENHRDQELLHASCQASGEVPSQASLRGFFSEDEPGCFGEGENLPEALQNIQDEGTGEQLSPQERISEKQLGQHLPNPHSGEMSTMWLEEKRETSQKGQPRAPMAQKLPTCRECGKTFYRNSQLVFHQRTHTGETYFQCTICKKAFLRSSDFVKHQRTHTGEKPCKCDYCGKGFSDFSGLRHHEKIHTGEKPYKCPICEKSFIQRSNFNRHQRVHTGEKPYKCSHCGKSFSWSSSLDKHQRSHLGKKPFQ; encoded by the exons ATGCCCGTTGACTTGGGGCAGGCCCTAGGCCTGCTGCCATCACTGGCGAAGGCCGAGGACTCCCAGTTCTCAGAATCAGATGCTGCCCTTCAAGAGGAACTCTCCAGCCCTGAGACCGCACGCCAGCTTTTCAGGCAGTTCCGTTACCAGGTGATGTCTGGGCCTCATGAGACCTTGAAGCAACTTCGGAAGCTCTGTTTCCAGTGGCTACAGCCAGAGGTTCACACCAAAGAGCAGATCCTAGAGATCCTCATGTTGGAGCAGTTTCTGACCATCCTGCCTGGGGAGATCCAGATGTGGGTGCGGAAACAGTGTCCAGGAAGTGGAGAAGAGGCAGTGACCCTTGTGGAAAGCTTGAAGGGGGACCCCCAGAGACTGTGGCAATGG ATCAGTATCCAGGTTCTAGGACAGGACATCTTATCAGAGAAGATGGAATCTCCAAGCTGCCAAGTGGGGGAAGTGGAGCCCCATCTTGAAGTGGTGCCTCAGGAGTTGGGACTTGAGAATTCATCCTCAGGGcctggggagcttctgagccacaTCGTGAAAGAGGAATCTGACACAGAAGCAGAACTAG CCCTGGCTGCCTCCCAGCCTGCCCGACTGGAGGAAAGGCTGATCAGAGACCAGGACCTCGGAGCCTCACTGCTCCCAGCAGCACCTCAG gaacagTGGAGACACCTGGATTCCACTCAAAAGGAGCAATACTGGGATCTCATGCTGGAGACCTATGGGAAAATGGTCTCAGGAG GCATTTCCCATCCCAAATCTGACCTGACTAATTCAATAGAATTTGGGGAAGAGCTGGCAGGACTATACCTTCATGTCAATGAGAAGATCCCAAGACCCACTTGCATAG gaGATAGACAAGAGAATGACAAGGAGAACCTAAATTTGGAGAATCACAGGGACCAGGAGCTCCTGCATGCTTCCTGTCAAGCTTCAGGAGAGGTTCCTTCTCAGGCTTCCTTGAGGGGCTTCTTCAGTGAGGATGAGCCAGGATGCTTTGGAGAAGGAGAGAATCTCCCTGAGGCTCTGCAAAACATTCAGGATGAGGGAACAGGGGAACAGCTCTCTCCTCAAGAAAGGATTTCTGAGAAACAACTAGGTCAGCATTTGCCTAATCCTCATTCAGGAGAAATGTCCACCATGTGGcttgaggagaagagagagacctCCCAGAAGGGGCAGCCAAGAGCCCCCATGGCCCAGAAGCTCCCCACCTGCAGGGAGTGTGGGAAGACCTTTTATAGGAATTCTCAGCTTGTTTTTCACCAAAGAACTCACACCGGAGAGACATACTTTCAGTGCACCATCTGCAAAAAAGCCTTTCTGCGGAGTTCAGACTTTGTGAAGCATCAGAGAACTCACACGGGAGAGAAGCCCTGTAAATGTGATTACTGTGGGAAAGGCTTTAGTGACTTCTCAGGATTGCGCCACCACGAGAAAATCCACAcgggagagaaaccctataaatgtccTATCTGTGAGAAAAGTTTCATTCAGAGATCAAACTTTAATAGACATCAGAGGGTTCACACCGGAGAGAAACCTTATAAATGTTCGCACTGTGGGAAAAGTTTCAGCTGGAGCTCGAGCCTTGACAAACATCAAAGATCCCACTTAGGAAAGAAGCCCTTTCAATAG
- the ZNF18 gene encoding zinc finger protein 18 isoform X1 — translation MPVDLGQALGLLPSLAKAEDSQFSESDAALQEELSSPETARQLFRQFRYQVMSGPHETLKQLRKLCFQWLQPEVHTKEQILEILMLEQFLTILPGEIQMWVRKQCPGSGEEAVTLVESLKGDPQRLWQWISIQVLGQDILSEKMESPSCQVGEVEPHLEVVPQELGLENSSSGPGELLSHIVKEESDTEAELALAASQPARLEERLIRDQDLGASLLPAAPQEQWRHLDSTQKEQYWDLMLETYGKMVSGAGISHPKSDLTNSIEFGEELAGLYLHVNEKIPRPTCIGDRQENDKENLNLENHRDQELLHASCQASGEVPSQASLRGFFSEDEPGCFGEGENLPEALQNIQDEGTGEQLSPQERISEKQLGQHLPNPHSGEMSTMWLEEKRETSQKGQPRAPMAQKLPTCRECGKTFYRNSQLVFHQRTHTGETYFQCTICKKAFLRSSDFVKHQRTHTGEKPCKCDYCGKGFSDFSGLRHHEKIHTGEKPYKCPICEKSFIQRSNFNRHQRVHTGEKPYKCSHCGKSFSWSSSLDKHQRSHLGKKPFQ, via the exons ATGCCCGTTGACTTGGGGCAGGCCCTAGGCCTGCTGCCATCACTGGCGAAGGCCGAGGACTCCCAGTTCTCAGAATCAGATGCTGCCCTTCAAGAGGAACTCTCCAGCCCTGAGACCGCACGCCAGCTTTTCAGGCAGTTCCGTTACCAGGTGATGTCTGGGCCTCATGAGACCTTGAAGCAACTTCGGAAGCTCTGTTTCCAGTGGCTACAGCCAGAGGTTCACACCAAAGAGCAGATCCTAGAGATCCTCATGTTGGAGCAGTTTCTGACCATCCTGCCTGGGGAGATCCAGATGTGGGTGCGGAAACAGTGTCCAGGAAGTGGAGAAGAGGCAGTGACCCTTGTGGAAAGCTTGAAGGGGGACCCCCAGAGACTGTGGCAATGG ATCAGTATCCAGGTTCTAGGACAGGACATCTTATCAGAGAAGATGGAATCTCCAAGCTGCCAAGTGGGGGAAGTGGAGCCCCATCTTGAAGTGGTGCCTCAGGAGTTGGGACTTGAGAATTCATCCTCAGGGcctggggagcttctgagccacaTCGTGAAAGAGGAATCTGACACAGAAGCAGAACTAG CCCTGGCTGCCTCCCAGCCTGCCCGACTGGAGGAAAGGCTGATCAGAGACCAGGACCTCGGAGCCTCACTGCTCCCAGCAGCACCTCAG gaacagTGGAGACACCTGGATTCCACTCAAAAGGAGCAATACTGGGATCTCATGCTGGAGACCTATGGGAAAATGGTCTCAGGAG CAGGCATTTCCCATCCCAAATCTGACCTGACTAATTCAATAGAATTTGGGGAAGAGCTGGCAGGACTATACCTTCATGTCAATGAGAAGATCCCAAGACCCACTTGCATAG gaGATAGACAAGAGAATGACAAGGAGAACCTAAATTTGGAGAATCACAGGGACCAGGAGCTCCTGCATGCTTCCTGTCAAGCTTCAGGAGAGGTTCCTTCTCAGGCTTCCTTGAGGGGCTTCTTCAGTGAGGATGAGCCAGGATGCTTTGGAGAAGGAGAGAATCTCCCTGAGGCTCTGCAAAACATTCAGGATGAGGGAACAGGGGAACAGCTCTCTCCTCAAGAAAGGATTTCTGAGAAACAACTAGGTCAGCATTTGCCTAATCCTCATTCAGGAGAAATGTCCACCATGTGGcttgaggagaagagagagacctCCCAGAAGGGGCAGCCAAGAGCCCCCATGGCCCAGAAGCTCCCCACCTGCAGGGAGTGTGGGAAGACCTTTTATAGGAATTCTCAGCTTGTTTTTCACCAAAGAACTCACACCGGAGAGACATACTTTCAGTGCACCATCTGCAAAAAAGCCTTTCTGCGGAGTTCAGACTTTGTGAAGCATCAGAGAACTCACACGGGAGAGAAGCCCTGTAAATGTGATTACTGTGGGAAAGGCTTTAGTGACTTCTCAGGATTGCGCCACCACGAGAAAATCCACAcgggagagaaaccctataaatgtccTATCTGTGAGAAAAGTTTCATTCAGAGATCAAACTTTAATAGACATCAGAGGGTTCACACCGGAGAGAAACCTTATAAATGTTCGCACTGTGGGAAAAGTTTCAGCTGGAGCTCGAGCCTTGACAAACATCAAAGATCCCACTTAGGAAAGAAGCCCTTTCAATAG